From one Streptomyces sp. CA-210063 genomic stretch:
- a CDS encoding LutC/YkgG family protein has protein sequence MSSRDLILGRVRRALADVRRDDTPYEQAVQRDYLRVHGERSVAETVDLLAENLADYRALVHRTDADGLAGVVAGLLREHGSKTVLAPPGLREEWLAATEVTRVPDRGESTPHELDQVDSVVTACALAIAETGTIVLDGSPDQGRRRITLVPDHHICVVRVPEQVVSSVPQAFERLDPTRPLTWISGPSATSDIELDRVEGVHGPRTLEVVLVTGIGD, from the coding sequence GTGAGCAGCAGGGATCTGATCCTGGGCCGGGTGCGGCGCGCCCTCGCCGACGTACGACGGGACGACACGCCGTACGAGCAGGCGGTTCAGCGGGATTACCTCCGGGTGCACGGCGAGCGGAGTGTCGCGGAGACGGTGGATCTGCTGGCCGAGAACCTGGCGGACTACCGGGCTCTCGTGCACCGCACGGACGCCGACGGGCTCGCCGGGGTCGTCGCCGGGCTGTTGCGGGAGCACGGCTCGAAGACGGTGCTCGCGCCGCCCGGGCTGAGGGAGGAGTGGCTGGCGGCGACCGAGGTGACGCGGGTCCCGGACCGTGGGGAGAGCACTCCGCACGAGCTGGACCAGGTCGACAGCGTCGTCACCGCCTGTGCCCTCGCCATCGCCGAGACCGGCACGATCGTCTTGGACGGCTCCCCCGACCAGGGCCGCCGCCGGATCACGCTCGTGCCCGACCATCACATCTGCGTCGTACGCGTACCGGAGCAGGTCGTCTCGTCGGTGCCGCAGGCTTTCGAACGGCTCGACCCGACACGCCCGTTGACCTGGATCTCCGGCCCGTCCGCCACCAGTGACATCGAGCTGGACCGGGTGGAGGGGGTGCACGGTCCACGCACCCTGGAGGTGGTGCTGGTGACAGGGATCGGCGACTGA
- a CDS encoding SAM-dependent methyltransferase, which translates to MPLDRPVINSDIPHSARIWNYWLGGKDCYEIDRRVGEEIRGVNPQIVDVARAQRAFLRRTVAHLTEEAGLRQFLDIGAGLPTVDNTHEVAQRIARDARVVYVDHDPTVLAQATALLTSTPEGATAFIDADLRDPDTILERAARTLDLTRPVALVLLGITAHVPDESAYDVVTRLLDALPSGSHLILGDSTEVYRPKAMRVMVEQWNEASDNPRVNRSPEQLARFFDGLELLEPGLVSVAQWRTGRGSEEPWEVDCFGGVARKP; encoded by the coding sequence ATGCCACTTGACCGACCGGTGATCAACAGCGACATTCCGCACTCGGCCCGGATCTGGAACTACTGGCTCGGCGGCAAGGACTGCTACGAGATCGACCGGCGGGTCGGCGAGGAGATCCGCGGGGTGAACCCCCAGATCGTCGACGTGGCCCGCGCCCAACGGGCGTTCCTGCGCCGAACGGTCGCGCACCTCACCGAGGAGGCCGGCTTACGCCAGTTCCTCGACATCGGCGCCGGGCTGCCCACGGTGGACAACACCCACGAGGTCGCCCAGCGCATCGCGAGGGACGCGCGGGTCGTCTACGTCGACCACGACCCGACCGTCCTCGCCCAGGCCACGGCCCTGCTGACCAGCACCCCCGAGGGCGCCACCGCGTTCATCGACGCCGACCTGCGCGACCCGGACACCATCCTCGAACGCGCCGCCCGCACCCTGGACCTCACCCGCCCGGTCGCCCTCGTCCTGCTCGGCATCACCGCCCATGTGCCCGACGAGAGCGCGTACGACGTCGTCACCCGGCTCCTCGACGCCCTGCCCTCCGGCAGCCATCTGATCCTGGGCGACAGCACGGAGGTGTACCGGCCGAAGGCGATGCGGGTCATGGTCGAGCAGTGGAACGAGGCGAGCGACAACCCGCGCGTCAACCGGTCCCCCGAGCAGCTCGCCCGCTTCTTCGACGGGCTGGAGCTCCTGGAGCCCGGGCTCGTGTCCGTGGCCCAGTGGCGGACCGGGCGGGGCTCCGAGGAGCCGTGGGAGGTCGACTGTTTCGGCGGGGTGGCGCGCAAGCCGTAG
- a CDS encoding UdgX family uracil-DNA binding protein (This protein belongs to the uracil DNA glycosylase superfamily, members of which act in excision repair of DNA. However, it belongs more specifically to UdgX branch, whose founding member was found to bind uracil in DNA (where it does not belong), without cleaving it, appears to promote DNA repair by a pathway involving RecA, rather than base excision.) — protein MSPTKTPSQDPRAYDAEPYLPSRGGLSAHRRAAADCRGCPLHEGATQTVFGKGNESARLLLVGEQPGDQEDRQGEPFVGPAGRLLRRALDEAGIDMDAAYVTNAVKHFKFTLPPGGGKRRIHKAPDLHEVAACRPWLLAELRLVRPEVVVALGATAAKALLGSSFRVTKDRGALLPMPPGGSDGASEAGEDQADHPYVVATLHPSAVLRADDREGAYAGLVSDLKVAAEALAKSEP, from the coding sequence GTGAGTCCCACGAAGACCCCCTCCCAGGACCCGCGGGCCTACGACGCCGAGCCGTATCTGCCGAGCCGCGGCGGTCTCTCCGCCCATCGCCGTGCCGCGGCCGACTGCCGGGGGTGCCCCCTCCACGAGGGCGCCACCCAGACGGTGTTCGGCAAGGGGAACGAGTCCGCGCGGCTCCTCCTGGTCGGTGAACAGCCGGGGGACCAGGAGGACAGGCAGGGCGAGCCGTTCGTCGGTCCGGCCGGGCGGCTGCTGCGGCGGGCGCTGGACGAGGCCGGGATCGACATGGACGCGGCCTATGTGACCAACGCGGTCAAGCACTTCAAGTTCACCCTGCCCCCGGGCGGCGGCAAACGCCGTATCCACAAGGCCCCCGACCTGCATGAGGTCGCCGCCTGCCGCCCCTGGCTGCTCGCCGAGCTGCGCCTGGTGCGGCCGGAGGTCGTGGTGGCCCTCGGCGCGACCGCCGCCAAGGCACTGCTCGGCAGCTCCTTCCGGGTCACGAAGGACCGCGGGGCCCTGCTGCCCATGCCTCCCGGGGGATCGGACGGCGCCTCGGAAGCCGGCGAAGACCAGGCCGACCACCCCTACGTCGTCGCCACGCTCCATCCCTCGGCCGTGCTCCGCGCCGACGACCGGGAGGGCGCGTACGCGGGGCTCGTGTCGGACCTGAAGGTGGCCGCCGAAGCCTTGGCCAAGAGCGAGCCGTGA
- a CDS encoding Fur family transcriptional regulator produces MTASQPPNTAEELRGAGLRVTAARVALLETVRDGDHLGVEAIAAGVRDRVGHISLQAVYEALNALAGAGLVRRLEPPGSPALYEGRVGDNHHHLVCRSCGAVVDVDCAVGHAPCLTASDDHGFAIDEAEVIYWGLCPPCSEASSSAP; encoded by the coding sequence ATGACCGCATCCCAGCCTCCGAACACCGCCGAGGAGCTGCGCGGTGCCGGCCTGCGGGTGACGGCCGCGCGCGTCGCGCTGCTGGAAACCGTCCGGGACGGCGACCACCTCGGCGTCGAAGCGATCGCCGCAGGGGTGCGCGATCGTGTGGGCCACATCTCCCTCCAAGCCGTGTACGAGGCCCTGAACGCGCTCGCCGGCGCCGGCCTCGTACGCCGCCTCGAACCACCCGGCAGCCCTGCCCTGTACGAGGGTCGTGTCGGGGACAACCACCACCACCTCGTGTGCCGCTCGTGCGGTGCCGTGGTCGACGTCGACTGCGCGGTCGGGCACGCCCCCTGCCTGACCGCGTCCGACGACCACGGCTTCGCGATCGACGAGGCCGAGGTCATCTACTGGGGCCTGTGCCCCCCATGTTCCGAAGCCAGCAGTTCAGCACCGTGA
- the katG gene encoding catalase/peroxidase HPI → MTENHDAIVTDAKPEETGGCPVAHGRAAHPTQGGGNRQWWPERLNLKILAKNPAVANPLGEEFDYAEAFKNLDLAAVKQDIAEVLTTSQDWWPADFGNYGPLMIRMAWHSAGTYRISDGRGGAGAGQQRFAPLNSWPDNANLDKARRLLWPVKKKYGQSISWADLMILTGNVALEQMGFETFGFGGGRADVWEAEEDVYWGPETTWLDDQRYTGDRELESPLGAVQMGLIYVNPEGPNGNPDPIAAARDIRETFRRMAMNDEETVALIAGGHTFGKTHGAGPADNVGNDPEAASLEEQGLGWKSTYGTGKGGDTITSGLEVTWTATPTQWSNGFFKNLFEYEYELTQSPAGANQWVAKDAEAIIPDAHDPSKKHLPTMLTTDLSLRFDPIYAEISRRFYEHPDQFADAFARAWFKLTHRDMGPKSLYLGPEVPAETLLWQDPLPQAEGEVIDAADIAALKAKLLASGLTVSQLVSTAWASASTFRESDKRGGANGARIRLEPQRGWEVNNPDELRQVLSVLEGVQSEFNSGAKKVSLADLIVLGGAAAVEKAAKDAGYDVEVPFTPGRVDATEEHTDVESFAALEPSADGFRNYQGKGNRLPAEYLLLDKANLLSLSAPEMTALVGGLRVLGANHAQSSHGVFTDTPGKLTNDFFVNLLDLGTTWKSTSADQTLFEGRDAATGEVKWTGTRADLVFGSNSELRALAEVYASDDAKEKFVNDFVAAWAKVSDLDRFDLV, encoded by the coding sequence ATGACTGAGAACCACGACGCGATCGTCACGGACGCGAAGCCCGAGGAGACGGGAGGCTGCCCGGTCGCTCACGGGCGCGCCGCGCACCCGACCCAGGGCGGCGGAAACCGTCAGTGGTGGCCGGAGCGGCTCAACCTGAAGATCCTCGCCAAGAACCCCGCCGTGGCGAACCCCCTCGGTGAGGAGTTCGACTACGCCGAGGCGTTCAAGAACCTCGACCTCGCGGCCGTGAAACAGGACATCGCCGAGGTGCTGACCACCTCGCAGGACTGGTGGCCGGCCGACTTCGGCAACTACGGCCCGCTGATGATCCGTATGGCCTGGCACAGCGCCGGTACGTACCGCATCAGCGACGGCCGCGGTGGCGCCGGTGCCGGTCAGCAGCGCTTCGCGCCGCTGAACAGCTGGCCGGACAACGCCAACCTGGACAAGGCCCGCCGTCTGCTGTGGCCGGTGAAGAAGAAGTACGGCCAGTCCATCTCCTGGGCCGACCTCATGATCCTCACGGGTAACGTCGCCCTGGAGCAGATGGGCTTCGAGACCTTCGGCTTCGGCGGCGGCCGCGCCGACGTCTGGGAGGCCGAGGAGGACGTCTACTGGGGTCCCGAGACCACCTGGCTCGACGACCAGCGCTACACCGGCGACCGCGAGCTGGAGAGCCCGCTCGGCGCCGTCCAGATGGGTCTGATCTACGTCAACCCGGAGGGCCCGAACGGCAACCCGGACCCGATCGCCGCGGCCCGCGACATCCGTGAGACGTTCCGCCGCATGGCGATGAACGACGAGGAGACCGTCGCCCTCATCGCCGGTGGTCACACCTTCGGCAAGACGCACGGCGCCGGCCCCGCGGACAACGTGGGCAACGACCCCGAGGCCGCCTCGCTGGAGGAGCAGGGTCTCGGCTGGAAGTCCACCTACGGCACCGGCAAGGGCGGCGACACCATCACCTCCGGCCTGGAGGTCACCTGGACCGCCACGCCGACCCAGTGGAGCAACGGGTTCTTCAAGAACCTCTTCGAGTACGAGTACGAGCTCACCCAGAGCCCGGCCGGTGCGAACCAGTGGGTCGCCAAGGACGCCGAGGCGATCATCCCCGACGCACACGACCCGTCGAAGAAGCACCTCCCGACGATGCTCACCACCGACCTGTCGCTCCGCTTCGACCCGATCTACGCGGAGATCTCGCGTCGCTTCTACGAGCACCCCGACCAGTTCGCGGACGCCTTCGCCCGCGCCTGGTTCAAGCTGACCCACCGTGACATGGGCCCGAAGTCGCTGTACCTCGGCCCGGAGGTCCCGGCGGAGACCCTGCTGTGGCAGGACCCGCTGCCTCAGGCCGAGGGCGAGGTCATCGACGCCGCCGACATCGCGGCGCTCAAGGCCAAGCTGCTCGCCTCGGGTCTGACCGTCTCGCAGCTGGTGTCCACCGCGTGGGCGTCGGCCTCCACCTTCCGCGAGAGCGACAAGCGGGGCGGCGCCAACGGTGCCCGTATCCGTCTGGAGCCGCAGCGCGGCTGGGAGGTCAACAACCCGGACGAGCTGCGGCAGGTCCTGAGCGTCCTGGAGGGCGTCCAGTCGGAGTTCAACTCCGGCGCCAAGAAGGTCTCCCTGGCCGACCTGATCGTCCTCGGCGGTGCCGCCGCGGTCGAGAAGGCCGCCAAGGACGCCGGCTACGACGTCGAGGTGCCGTTCACCCCGGGCCGCGTGGACGCGACCGAGGAGCACACGGACGTGGAGTCCTTCGCCGCGCTGGAGCCTTCGGCCGACGGGTTCCGCAACTACCAGGGCAAGGGCAACCGCCTCCCCGCCGAGTACCTGTTGCTCGACAAGGCGAACCTGCTCTCGCTCAGCGCCCCCGAGATGACGGCCCTCGTCGGTGGTCTGCGTGTGCTGGGCGCCAACCACGCCCAGTCCTCGCACGGCGTCTTCACCGACACCCCGGGCAAGCTCACCAACGACTTCTTCGTCAACCTGCTCGACCTGGGCACGACCTGGAAGTCCACGTCCGCGGACCAGACCCTCTTCGAGGGCCGTGACGCGGCCACCGGCGAGGTCAAGTGGACCGGCACCCGTGCCGACCTCGTCTTCGGCTCCAACTCCGAGCTCCGTGCCCTCGCCGAGGTCTACGCGAGCGACGACGCGAAGGAGAAGTTCGTGAACGACTTCGTCGCGGCCTGGGCCAAGGTCTCCGACCTGGACCGCTTCGACCTGGTCTGA
- a CDS encoding DUF5134 domain-containing protein, whose translation MGTLALSWAIAAVAALVAAVSAVRVLTTGGAARFAAGGDLLMGLCMAAMALPATAAWYGGHGMVWAVVFALLGLGGAVLACVHARARGRRHGLPWVHLVVGSAGMVIMTLAMTTTSAGPVLALGHSHGHGHGSSTAGTPAMEAHASAGTETAASSTSLRIAVAALAVYFLWSIAASVWARVRGTDRNAPLSGRESGRHRKSGTAPEAALVAHVGMGGTMSAMLLMMVV comes from the coding sequence ATGGGAACTCTGGCTCTGAGCTGGGCGATCGCGGCGGTCGCCGCTCTGGTCGCCGCCGTCAGCGCGGTGCGCGTGCTGACCACGGGTGGGGCGGCCCGGTTCGCGGCGGGCGGTGATCTGCTGATGGGGCTGTGCATGGCCGCGATGGCACTGCCCGCGACGGCGGCCTGGTACGGCGGACACGGCATGGTGTGGGCGGTGGTGTTCGCCCTGCTCGGGCTCGGCGGCGCCGTCCTGGCCTGCGTGCACGCGCGTGCGCGCGGCCGGCGGCACGGCCTGCCCTGGGTGCACCTCGTCGTCGGCAGCGCCGGCATGGTGATCATGACGTTGGCGATGACGACCACGTCGGCGGGCCCGGTGCTCGCCCTGGGCCACAGCCATGGCCACGGTCACGGCTCCTCGACGGCCGGAACACCGGCCATGGAGGCCCACGCCTCCGCCGGCACCGAGACGGCGGCATCGTCCACCAGCTTGCGCATCGCGGTGGCCGCGCTCGCCGTCTACTTCCTGTGGTCGATCGCGGCGTCGGTGTGGGCCCGCGTACGCGGCACCGACCGGAACGCGCCCCTCAGCGGTCGCGAGAGCGGTCGGCACCGCAAGAGCGGCACCGCACCGGAGGCAGCCCTGGTGGCCCATGTGGGGATGGGCGGCACCATGTCGGCGATGCTGCTGATGATGGTCGTGTAG
- a CDS encoding IclR family transcriptional regulator yields the protein MSGSEVPADVVGRAIRLLVLVGEHPHGITLSELARASGVAVSTVHRLVNSLCREGLVEFEADGKRYKPGLRLFRLGQQAGQVYGFAGTALPVMQRVTRQTEEATLMSVLDGTRHLYVHYVDGPLPVGVRSDPGRHGPLHCTSMGKVLMAFAPDDVRADLLDRVDLTPHGPNSITDRDVLRAHVARAAELGYATADEEHHPGLRAVAVPILRPDGTVFAALSTAAPAFRRSMDDLVAMVPLLRTAAAELGVRLPAR from the coding sequence GTGAGCGGCAGCGAGGTACCGGCAGACGTGGTCGGACGGGCGATCCGGCTGCTCGTCCTGGTCGGCGAGCACCCGCACGGCATCACGCTGTCCGAACTGGCCCGCGCCAGCGGCGTCGCCGTCAGTACGGTCCACCGGCTGGTCAACTCCCTCTGCCGCGAGGGCCTCGTCGAGTTCGAGGCCGACGGCAAGCGTTACAAGCCGGGCCTCAGGCTCTTCCGGCTCGGCCAGCAGGCGGGCCAGGTCTACGGATTCGCCGGCACCGCCCTCCCCGTGATGCAGCGCGTGACGCGGCAGACCGAGGAAGCCACCCTGATGTCCGTCCTCGACGGCACCCGGCACCTGTATGTGCACTACGTGGACGGCCCCCTGCCGGTCGGCGTCCGCAGCGACCCGGGCCGCCACGGCCCGCTGCACTGCACCTCGATGGGCAAGGTCCTCATGGCCTTCGCCCCCGACGACGTACGCGCCGACCTCCTGGACCGCGTCGACCTCACCCCGCACGGCCCGAACAGCATCACCGACCGCGACGTCCTGCGCGCGCACGTCGCCCGCGCCGCCGAACTCGGCTACGCCACCGCCGACGAGGAGCACCACCCCGGCCTGCGTGCCGTGGCGGTCCCGATCCTGCGGCCCGACGGCACCGTCTTCGCCGCCCTCTCCACCGCCGCGCCCGCCTTCCGCCGCAGCATGGACGACCTCGTCGCCATGGTCCCGTTGCTCCGGACGGCGGCCGCCGAACTGGGCGTCCGGCTGCCCGCCCGCTGA
- a CDS encoding 2-hydroxyacid dehydrogenase produces MTQRVLTSRPVLPGGGLDRLAGRAELVRRDGLGKPEPAELRALAPGVAGILCLGNDRVDAALLDAAGPSLKVVALASMGFDGVDRDAAAERGVVVTHTPSVLAETTADLTFALVLMARRLIGAAGDSLEAGQWDVPRMGDYLGLDVYGATLGIVGYGQIGRAVARRAHGFGMRVLHHSRSARDDALSTPVDLPTLLAESDVVSLNIPLTGRTRHLIGAAELAAMKPTATLVNTSRGGVVDEDALLKAVRDGTIHSAGLDVFAREPMGAELSPLVGEPNVVALPHIGSATEATRAAMVDLAVDNILDVLTGSPARTPLPDSAARPGTPASDGAAQPCTPTSSRTARPGTPTPDDGAQPGTPTPADPPQPGTSSQA; encoded by the coding sequence ATGACGCAGCGAGTGCTCACCAGCCGGCCCGTCCTCCCCGGTGGAGGCCTGGACCGGCTGGCAGGCCGGGCGGAGCTGGTGCGCCGGGACGGGCTCGGCAAGCCCGAACCGGCCGAGCTGCGGGCCCTCGCCCCCGGCGTCGCCGGCATCCTCTGCCTCGGCAACGACCGGGTGGATGCCGCCCTGTTGGACGCCGCCGGGCCCTCGCTGAAGGTCGTCGCGCTGGCGAGCATGGGGTTCGACGGCGTGGACCGGGACGCGGCGGCCGAGCGCGGTGTCGTGGTCACGCACACGCCCAGCGTCCTCGCCGAGACCACCGCCGATCTGACCTTCGCGCTCGTCCTGATGGCCCGCAGGCTGATCGGCGCCGCCGGTGACTCGCTCGAGGCCGGACAGTGGGACGTGCCCCGCATGGGCGACTACCTGGGCCTGGACGTGTACGGCGCCACGCTCGGCATCGTCGGCTACGGCCAGATCGGGCGCGCGGTGGCCCGGCGGGCCCACGGCTTCGGTATGCGGGTGCTGCACCACAGCCGGTCCGCACGCGACGACGCGCTCTCCACGCCGGTGGACCTGCCCACCCTCCTCGCCGAGTCCGACGTGGTCTCGCTGAACATCCCCCTGACCGGGCGGACCCGCCACCTCATCGGCGCCGCCGAGCTGGCGGCGATGAAGCCGACCGCCACCCTGGTCAACACCTCACGGGGCGGAGTCGTCGACGAGGACGCGCTGCTCAAGGCGGTGCGGGACGGGACCATCCACTCCGCCGGCCTGGACGTCTTCGCACGCGAGCCGATGGGCGCCGAGTTGTCGCCCCTGGTCGGTGAGCCCAACGTGGTGGCCCTCCCCCACATCGGCTCGGCCACCGAGGCCACCCGTGCCGCCATGGTGGACCTCGCGGTCGACAACATCCTCGACGTCCTCACGGGCAGCCCGGCGAGAACACCACTGCCGGACAGCGCGGCACGGCCCGGCACACCGGCATCCGACGGCGCGGCCCAGCCCTGCACACCGACATCCAGCCGTACGGCCCGCCCCGGCACACCGACACCTGACGACGGGGCCCAGCCCGGCACACCGACACCCGCCGACCCGCCCCAGCCCGGCACATCGAGCCAGGCCTGA
- a CDS encoding SDR family oxidoreductase yields the protein MAHPLFDVTGKVALVTGSSRGIGRALALGLLEAGCTVVLNGRDTVALETTREELAETFGEAVLAEAFDVTDSAAVAAAVTRIEDRAGPIDILVNNTGAQRRAPFLDFTDEDWHALLDTNLTSAFLVGREVARRMVPRGHGKIINICSLQSEAVRPGIAPYSATKGGLKMLTKGMCADLGPHGIQVNGIGPGYFDTELTSALVADEDFSAWVRGRTPAGRWGKVEDLVGALLFLSSPASDFVNGQLLYVDGGMLSVL from the coding sequence ATGGCCCACCCCCTCTTCGACGTCACCGGCAAGGTCGCCCTGGTCACCGGGTCGAGCCGCGGTATCGGCCGGGCCCTGGCCCTCGGCCTGCTCGAAGCCGGCTGCACGGTCGTGCTCAACGGCCGGGACACCGTCGCCCTGGAGACCACCCGCGAGGAGCTGGCCGAGACCTTCGGCGAGGCGGTCCTCGCAGAGGCGTTCGACGTCACCGACTCCGCCGCGGTCGCCGCCGCCGTCACCCGGATCGAGGACCGGGCCGGACCGATCGACATCCTGGTCAACAACACCGGCGCCCAACGCCGCGCTCCTTTCCTCGACTTCACCGACGAGGACTGGCACGCCCTGCTCGACACCAACCTCACCAGCGCCTTCCTCGTGGGCCGCGAGGTCGCCCGCCGTATGGTCCCCCGGGGCCACGGCAAGATCATCAACATCTGTTCGCTGCAGAGCGAGGCGGTACGCCCGGGTATCGCGCCCTACTCGGCGACCAAGGGCGGCCTGAAGATGCTCACCAAGGGCATGTGCGCCGACCTCGGCCCGCACGGCATCCAGGTCAACGGCATCGGCCCCGGCTACTTCGACACCGAGCTGACCTCCGCGCTGGTCGCGGACGAGGATTTCAGCGCCTGGGTGCGGGGGCGGACCCCGGCCGGCCGCTGGGGCAAGGTCGAGGATCTCGTCGGTGCGCTGCTGTTCCTCTCCTCCCCCGCCTCCGACTTCGTCAACGGGCAACTGTTGTACGTCGACGGCGGCATGCTGTCCGTCCTGTGA
- a CDS encoding L-idonate 5-dehydrogenase yields the protein MRACVVHGAGDLRVEERPYTGPAPGEIAVAVALGGICGSDLHYYHRGRVGDFAVSEPMVLGHEVVGHVAALGPGVEGPAAPAVGVAVAIHPATPCGVCPECARGRRNICAHTRYLGSAAHTPHVQGGFAQLITVPADQIRALPPGLSLRRAVLAEPLSVALHAVRRAGQVSGGRVLVAGAGPIGCLVVAALRHAGAAEIVVSDLHDEPLRIAGEMGATATVRADRADDPAWAGAFDIAVEASGAPAGLRSCVERVRRGGTVVMLGLLPPGEIGLLGNVAVTRELELRGAFRFDTEFDEALALLAQGLPVEPVVTHTFPLERSVAAFDTAQDRTVASKVLLELSGEA from the coding sequence ATGCGCGCGTGTGTTGTCCACGGAGCCGGCGATCTCCGGGTCGAGGAGCGGCCGTACACCGGTCCCGCGCCCGGTGAGATCGCGGTCGCCGTCGCGCTCGGCGGGATCTGCGGCAGTGACCTGCACTACTACCACCGGGGCCGGGTGGGCGACTTCGCGGTGAGCGAGCCCATGGTGCTGGGCCATGAGGTGGTCGGCCATGTCGCCGCGCTCGGGCCCGGGGTCGAGGGGCCGGCCGCTCCGGCGGTGGGCGTGGCCGTCGCGATCCATCCCGCCACGCCCTGCGGGGTGTGCCCCGAGTGCGCCCGCGGCAGGCGCAACATCTGCGCCCACACCCGCTATCTGGGCAGCGCGGCGCACACCCCGCACGTCCAGGGCGGCTTCGCGCAGCTGATCACCGTGCCCGCGGACCAGATCCGGGCGCTGCCGCCCGGGCTGAGCCTGCGCCGGGCCGTGCTCGCCGAGCCGCTGTCGGTGGCGCTGCACGCCGTGCGCCGGGCGGGCCAGGTGAGCGGCGGGCGCGTGCTGGTCGCCGGGGCCGGGCCCATCGGCTGTCTCGTCGTGGCGGCGCTGCGGCACGCCGGCGCCGCCGAGATCGTCGTCAGCGACCTCCACGACGAACCGCTGCGCATCGCCGGCGAGATGGGCGCCACCGCCACCGTACGGGCGGACCGGGCCGACGATCCCGCCTGGGCCGGGGCCTTCGACATCGCCGTGGAGGCGTCCGGGGCACCGGCCGGGCTGCGGAGCTGTGTGGAGCGGGTGCGGCGCGGTGGCACCGTCGTCATGCTCGGGCTGCTGCCGCCCGGGGAGATCGGGCTGCTGGGCAATGTCGCGGTCACCCGCGAGCTCGAACTGCGCGGGGCCTTCCGCTTCGACACGGAGTTCGACGAGGCCCTGGCCCTGCTGGCCCAGGGCCTCCCCGTCGAGCCGGTCGTCACCCACACCTTCCCGCTGGAGCGGTCCGTCGCCGCGTTCGACACGGCTCAGGACCGCACCGTCGCCTCCAAGGTGCTGCTGGAGCTGTCCGGGGAGGCGTGA